The proteins below come from a single Balneolaceae bacterium genomic window:
- a CDS encoding DUF488 family protein yields MNTIRTKRVYEEPTESDGYRILTERLWPRGVSKERANLDKWMKGVAPSHELRKWFDHDPGKWEEFKEKYRRELFGSEYVVELIDIIKEHETVTFVFASKDMEHNSTVLLKEFIEDLLK; encoded by the coding sequence ATGAATACCATCAGAACTAAACGAGTTTATGAAGAACCCACTGAATCTGACGGCTACCGAATTCTAACCGAACGCCTCTGGCCGCGCGGCGTATCAAAAGAGCGGGCTAATCTTGATAAATGGATGAAGGGAGTAGCTCCAAGTCACGAGCTGCGAAAGTGGTTTGATCACGATCCGGGCAAATGGGAGGAGTTCAAGGAGAAATACCGAAGAGAACTGTTTGGATCTGAGTATGTGGTAGAGCTGATCGATATTATCAAAGAGCATGAAACCGTAACTTTTGTATTTGCCTCAAAAGATATGGAACACAACAGCACAGTACTTTTAAAAGAGTTTATTGAAGATCTGTTGAAATAA
- a CDS encoding Gfo/Idh/MocA family oxidoreductase, whose product MANTISRRTFLKQTGSALAVSAIGLPNIIIPQSREKLGVALVGLGSYSTGRLGPGLQQTEHCELRGIVTGSPEKIPVWQEKYNIPDGNVYNYENMHEIANNDEIDIVYIVLPTGLHAKYSIIAAEAGKHVWCEKPMAMNVEECQNIIDAVNRNNVSLAIGYRLHHEPNTQKIMQFAREQTYGAVTEVRTAAGYDGYHEDGNWRKNAELGGGALYDMGVYPINAIRYATQMEPIAVNGRQSTVRKEVYPEVDEITDFKLEFANGMICTGETSFGKSMNYLNVNTEDGWYYLKPMSSYSGVQGQTSDGTDLPADPGHQQARQMDAEALAIKEGRPPIVPGSQGLNDIRIVNAIMESSRNGRSRIEL is encoded by the coding sequence ATGGCAAACACAATTTCAAGAAGAACCTTTTTAAAACAAACAGGATCAGCGCTGGCTGTATCGGCAATTGGATTACCTAATATTATCATCCCGCAAAGCAGGGAGAAGCTGGGTGTAGCCTTGGTAGGATTGGGAAGTTACAGTACGGGACGATTGGGACCCGGACTGCAGCAAACCGAACATTGCGAATTAAGAGGAATTGTAACCGGATCGCCGGAAAAAATCCCGGTTTGGCAGGAAAAATATAATATCCCCGATGGCAATGTATACAACTACGAGAATATGCACGAGATAGCCAATAACGATGAAATTGATATCGTATATATTGTTTTGCCAACCGGCCTTCATGCTAAATATTCCATCATAGCTGCTGAAGCGGGTAAACATGTATGGTGCGAAAAACCGATGGCTATGAATGTGGAAGAGTGCCAGAACATTATTGATGCAGTAAATCGGAATAATGTGAGCCTGGCCATCGGATACCGGCTGCATCATGAACCGAACACTCAGAAAATTATGCAGTTTGCCAGGGAACAAACCTACGGAGCTGTGACAGAAGTTCGAACAGCCGCCGGGTATGACGGATATCATGAAGATGGCAATTGGAGAAAAAATGCCGAGCTTGGCGGAGGTGCTTTGTATGATATGGGCGTCTATCCGATCAATGCCATTCGATATGCCACTCAAATGGAACCCATTGCTGTTAACGGGCGGCAAAGCACGGTTCGAAAGGAAGTTTACCCCGAAGTGGATGAGATTACCGACTTTAAATTGGAATTTGCAAACGGCATGATCTGCACGGGCGAAACAAGTTTCGGCAAATCGATGAACTACCTGAATGTAAATACCGAAGATGGCTGGTACTACCTGAAGCCGATGTCATCATACAGCGGAGTACAGGGACAGACCAGCGACGGAACTGATCTACCTGCCGATCCCGGCCACCAGCAAGCCCGACAGATGGATGCTGAAGCACTGGCTATCAAAGAAGGACGGCCACCAATAGTACCCGGCAGCCAGGGACTGAATGACATCCGGATTGTAAATGCCATTATGGAGAGTTCAAGGAATGGGCGATCGAGGATTGAGCTGTAG
- a CDS encoding Dps family protein, producing the protein MSELNSIGLDNTKTKKLAERLNVLLANYSVFYQNTRGYHWNIKGDTFFELHVKFEELYDDLVIKIDEVAERILTLGYTPEHQYSEYVKVSEITESPKVSDGKKAVDNILNAFKVTLKLQREILDLSDEADDEGTNALMSDYISEQEKLVWMYSSYAGE; encoded by the coding sequence ATGAGTGAATTAAATAGTATAGGACTCGATAACACAAAAACTAAAAAATTGGCTGAAAGGCTGAATGTTTTACTGGCGAATTACTCAGTATTTTATCAGAATACAAGAGGTTATCACTGGAATATAAAAGGAGATACATTTTTTGAACTTCATGTAAAATTCGAAGAGCTCTATGATGACCTGGTTATAAAAATTGATGAGGTTGCAGAGCGAATTTTAACACTGGGATATACGCCCGAGCATCAGTATTCGGAGTATGTGAAAGTTTCAGAAATTACTGAAAGCCCTAAAGTAAGTGACGGAAAAAAAGCGGTAGATAATATTCTAAACGCCTTTAAGGTAACGTTAAAGTTGCAGCGTGAAATTCTTGATCTTTCGGACGAAGCAGACGACGAGGGCACCAACGCACTGATGAGCGACTACATCAGCGAGCAGGAAAAACTCGTCTGGATGTACTCTTCCTATGCAGGAGAATAA
- a CDS encoding alpha/beta fold hydrolase has product MEKINLLGISLGGFAGLQFAKVYPGNVNNLILIVPAGVVCRSIWEDVKKMAVPSILYRFNQT; this is encoded by the coding sequence TTGGAGAAGATCAACTTGCTTGGAATTAGTTTGGGTGGTTTTGCCGGCTTACAGTTTGCAAAAGTTTATCCAGGCAATGTAAATAATTTGATCCTGATTGTACCGGCGGGAGTTGTTTGCAGATCAATATGGGAAGATGTTAAGAAAATGGCTGTTCCGTCAATTTTGTACCGGTTCAATCAAACTTAG
- a CDS encoding DinB family protein has translation MPGTTHKDKLKDHLDQIESDRNNLFSELDNLSQEQLQFRKSPDKWTILQILDHLKTSEKLSVVYIKRKSGSGDKFRKSGFRSKFRLFALKLAFVLPFKYKAPKISDATGKDPDYKELKSDWENVRRDLKELIQNLDESTLKSEIYKHPRIGMLNMQQTLGFFETHFKHHQKQIFDLMTHPSFPQKA, from the coding sequence ATGCCTGGAACAACTCATAAAGATAAGCTGAAAGACCATTTAGATCAGATTGAATCTGACCGAAATAATCTTTTTTCGGAATTGGATAACTTATCTCAAGAGCAACTTCAGTTCAGAAAGTCACCTGATAAATGGACTATTTTGCAGATTCTGGATCATTTGAAGACTTCTGAGAAGTTGTCTGTGGTCTACATCAAGAGGAAATCCGGTTCAGGAGATAAATTTAGGAAATCAGGTTTTCGTTCAAAATTTCGTCTTTTTGCTTTAAAGCTTGCCTTTGTTCTTCCTTTCAAATACAAAGCTCCAAAGATTTCCGATGCAACCGGGAAAGATCCAGATTATAAGGAGCTAAAATCGGACTGGGAAAATGTCAGGCGAGATCTGAAAGAGCTGATTCAAAACCTGGATGAGAGTACTCTAAAGAGCGAAATTTACAAACATCCAAGAATCGGCATGTTAAATATGCAGCAAACATTGGGATTTTTTGAAACTCATTTTAAGCATCATCAAAAACAGATTTTTGACTTGATGACTCACCCTTCATTCCCGCAGAAAGCGTAA
- a CDS encoding gamma-glutamylcyclotransferase family protein: MSAEYLFVYGSLRRDFSSPASDVLDNHAEYIGEATFQGKLYKIDWYPGVVSSDDPDDIVVGEVYKMNDKERVLSKLDRYEGCSPVDPEPHAFTRTKTQVKLKNGDKIKAWIYLYNLSTSEKKRIPSGDFVTFKNRR, translated from the coding sequence ATGTCTGCTGAATATCTGTTTGTATACGGATCGCTGAGAAGAGATTTTTCATCACCTGCAAGCGATGTTTTAGACAATCATGCCGAATATATTGGTGAGGCTACATTTCAGGGAAAATTGTACAAGATTGACTGGTATCCCGGGGTTGTGTCTTCAGATGATCCGGATGATATTGTAGTTGGAGAGGTTTATAAAATGAACGACAAGGAGAGAGTGCTTTCTAAACTGGACCGGTATGAAGGCTGCTCACCTGTTGATCCCGAACCCCATGCTTTTACCCGTACAAAGACGCAGGTGAAGCTAAAAAACGGGGATAAGATTAAAGCCTGGATCTATCTTTACAATCTATCGACTTCAGAAAAGAAGCGTATTCCTTCTGGTGATTTCGTTACTTTTAAAAACAGAAGATAA
- a CDS encoding lipase maturation factor family protein, translated as MLENLYNDSYWLARFIIQRGVGLSYLIAFLVALNQFKPLVGENGLYPVRRFLDRIPFKKSPSIFHWKYSDSLFTVIAWSGILLSLLAVFGISDMGPIWVSVLIWLLLWILYQSIVNVGQLFWGYGWESLLLEAGFYVIFLGPLHFETSIIVIFILRWLVFRVEFGAGLIKMRGDSCWRELTCMNHHHETQPMPNPLSWLFHNLPQAYHKFETLGNHFVQLVAVWFLFFPQPIASVAALLIMGTQFYLIVSGNYSWLNWMTLVLATSGLSDSFLQSIVSVSVPAVTASPLWFWIAGMILAIAVLWMSKGPVMNMISPSQMMNFSFNPVHLVNTYGAFGSVTRSRNEIVIEGTTDETITDETEWKAYEFKGKPTDPSRMPPQIAPYHTRLDWQMWFAAMRGIRNAPWLVRLIKRFLQDDKPTLKLIRSNPFKNEPPKYVRVRLFRYEFTSFKEKRETGKWWKREFLTSYLNPVSLEDLKDV; from the coding sequence ATGTTAGAAAACCTATACAATGATAGTTACTGGCTTGCCCGGTTTATCATTCAGCGTGGAGTAGGACTTTCCTACCTGATTGCGTTTCTCGTAGCACTCAATCAATTCAAACCACTTGTTGGAGAAAACGGATTGTATCCCGTGCGGCGCTTTCTGGATAGAATCCCATTTAAAAAATCACCCAGTATTTTTCACTGGAAATACTCCGATTCCCTCTTCACTGTAATAGCATGGAGCGGAATACTACTTTCGCTTTTGGCTGTTTTTGGTATTTCTGATATGGGCCCGATCTGGGTCTCCGTGCTTATTTGGCTGCTGCTATGGATTCTGTATCAATCTATTGTAAATGTGGGTCAGCTATTTTGGGGATACGGCTGGGAATCGCTGCTTCTGGAAGCTGGTTTTTATGTGATCTTTTTAGGGCCTTTGCATTTCGAAACATCCATTATTGTGATATTTATATTACGCTGGCTGGTGTTCCGGGTTGAATTTGGAGCCGGGCTGATTAAAATGCGGGGCGATTCCTGCTGGCGGGAACTTACCTGTATGAATCATCATCACGAAACACAGCCGATGCCCAATCCGCTAAGCTGGCTTTTTCATAACCTGCCGCAGGCTTATCACAAGTTTGAAACTCTTGGAAATCACTTTGTTCAGCTTGTGGCTGTCTGGTTCCTGTTTTTTCCTCAACCTATTGCATCTGTTGCGGCATTGTTGATAATGGGCACACAATTCTACCTGATCGTCAGCGGAAACTATTCATGGCTGAACTGGATGACTCTCGTACTGGCTACAAGCGGGCTGAGTGATTCATTCTTGCAATCCATTGTTTCAGTTTCCGTACCTGCTGTAACGGCATCACCGCTTTGGTTTTGGATCGCAGGAATGATATTGGCAATTGCGGTTCTTTGGATGAGCAAAGGTCCGGTGATGAATATGATTTCTCCATCTCAGATGATGAATTTCAGCTTTAATCCCGTTCATCTGGTCAACACGTACGGTGCATTTGGATCGGTTACAAGAAGCAGAAACGAAATTGTGATTGAGGGAACAACCGATGAAACGATTACTGATGAGACAGAATGGAAAGCCTACGAATTCAAAGGCAAGCCAACTGACCCATCGAGAATGCCCCCACAGATTGCTCCGTATCATACTCGCCTCGACTGGCAGATGTGGTTTGCGGCGATGAGGGGAATACGAAATGCTCCGTGGCTTGTAAGGCTGATTAAGCGTTTTTTACAGGACGACAAACCGACTTTAAAACTTATCAGGAGCAATCCATTTAAAAATGAGCCGCCAAAATATGTTCGGGTCCGTCTTTTTAGATATGAGTTTACAAGCTTTAAAGAAAAGCGAGAAACCGGGAAATGGTGGAAACGGGAGTTTTTAACATCTTACTTGAATCCGGTTTCGTTAGAGGATTTGAAGGATGTTTGA
- a CDS encoding TolC family protein, whose product MRLVILSFILAILAGSVSAQEKFTLDEAIKAALEHNHSVQISDISADIAENSVSRGNAGQLPNLAITGGASAAYSDLDVTPGSFFQNLLNPQGSNQQGSPPTISYDGVTTTQFNSQIGTQMVIYDGMKGRLRYKLLETGSDLADLQYRTELENTILNITQKFINVASLQKAIEVKEVSLEQSNDRYRTIETRREYGQVNEQQLLQALADLKSDSTAFRNLKLQYENAYRDLHTDIGWDQREMDPVADEFAAAELPGYEDFLSMMMENNSLLNIREKRLEQAELNERMTKAGFLPSLTASAGYGYSYMNATEGQFETQEQLGFTGGLSLKIPIFSGGRNRIESQNAKERSRQEELRKEESAMQLQTRFENSWQQYLHLEDQLETERSNRAVYERNYERAEEMFSRGEITGVELRAAQLSLENARLRVSETGFQLKQTETLLLYLSGVLVADYPY is encoded by the coding sequence ATGAGATTGGTAATTTTATCTTTTATACTGGCGATTTTGGCTGGCAGCGTTTCTGCTCAGGAAAAGTTCACCCTTGATGAAGCGATCAAAGCAGCGCTGGAGCACAACCACAGCGTGCAGATCAGCGATATTAGTGCGGATATTGCAGAGAACAGCGTATCGCGCGGAAACGCCGGTCAGCTGCCAAACCTGGCGATAACCGGAGGAGCGAGTGCTGCCTATAGCGATCTTGATGTCACACCGGGATCATTTTTCCAGAATCTGCTCAATCCACAGGGATCGAATCAGCAAGGGTCACCGCCAACTATCTCGTATGATGGAGTTACCACCACGCAGTTCAATTCACAGATCGGGACACAAATGGTGATTTACGACGGAATGAAGGGACGATTGCGTTACAAATTGCTGGAAACGGGAAGCGATCTGGCCGATTTGCAGTACCGTACTGAATTGGAAAACACCATTTTAAATATAACTCAAAAGTTCATAAATGTAGCTTCGCTGCAGAAAGCGATAGAGGTCAAGGAAGTTTCGCTTGAGCAAAGCAACGACCGCTATCGCACCATTGAAACGAGGCGGGAATACGGTCAGGTAAATGAGCAGCAGCTCTTGCAGGCCCTGGCAGATTTAAAGAGCGACAGTACGGCCTTTAGAAATCTGAAGCTTCAGTATGAAAATGCGTACCGCGATCTGCATACCGATATCGGGTGGGATCAGCGCGAGATGGATCCTGTGGCTGATGAATTTGCTGCGGCAGAACTGCCGGGTTACGAGGATTTTTTATCGATGATGATGGAGAACAACTCTCTGCTGAACATCAGGGAAAAACGGCTGGAGCAGGCTGAGCTGAATGAACGGATGACAAAAGCCGGATTTTTGCCCTCACTAACCGCATCGGCCGGGTATGGCTACAGCTACATGAACGCAACCGAAGGTCAGTTTGAGACGCAGGAGCAGCTCGGCTTTACCGGCGGGCTATCGCTGAAGATCCCGATTTTCAGCGGCGGCAGAAATCGTATCGAGTCTCAAAATGCAAAAGAGAGGAGTCGCCAGGAAGAGCTTCGAAAAGAGGAGTCGGCAATGCAGCTTCAAACCCGTTTTGAAAACAGCTGGCAGCAGTATCTGCACCTGGAAGATCAGCTTGAAACAGAACGTTCAAACCGCGCAGTTTACGAGCGAAATTACGAACGTGCGGAAGAGATGTTCAGCCGTGGTGAGATTACCGGAGTGGAACTGCGTGCAGCTCAGCTATCGCTGGAAAATGCGCGGCTAAGAGTGTCGGAAACCGGTTTTCAGCTGAAACAAACCGAGACACTGCTTCTGTATCTGAGTGGTGTTTTAGTAGCAGATTATCCATATTGA
- a CDS encoding HlyD family efflux transporter periplasmic adaptor subunit, whose product MNKAYLSTAVLLLLMITASCSDESAEKPPESQIETAAAELDSQQVRFFNVKTESVADRVTLSGRLRADNRVELFPEVQGRVMEGGKPFQEGISYQKGEILIKLDDSEAGLKLQSSRSKFKTVVSGLMADIKLDYPETLPQYEEWFNTLSAEKSVSPIPEFEEGVRRFLESKGVYELYYGIKSAEEQLEKFTIRAPFSGVLSAAKAEPGQAVGPQFHLGTLVDPSRFILNASIEPDDAEWILPGQTLEVRNQDQSRAYAATITRVNPSVDPASQQVFVYLEVSGNNLREGMYLEGEIKSERTKKLARIPKTALTRTGDVIANRVGQLLEVPVQIEELERSHLWVSGLENGEEIVEDVTEPVSGRIIK is encoded by the coding sequence ATGAATAAAGCCTATCTAAGTACTGCGGTACTTTTACTATTAATGATAACAGCCTCATGCAGCGATGAATCAGCAGAGAAACCGCCCGAAAGCCAAATTGAGACTGCAGCAGCCGAACTCGATTCTCAGCAGGTTCGCTTTTTCAACGTGAAAACGGAATCTGTAGCAGATCGGGTAACTTTAAGCGGACGTCTTCGTGCGGATAACCGTGTTGAGCTTTTCCCGGAAGTGCAAGGCAGGGTGATGGAGGGAGGCAAGCCGTTTCAGGAGGGGATTTCCTATCAAAAAGGAGAAATTTTAATAAAGCTGGACGACAGCGAAGCCGGGCTGAAGCTTCAGTCATCAAGAAGCAAGTTCAAAACCGTTGTCTCCGGGCTAATGGCCGATATCAAGCTGGACTATCCGGAAACACTGCCGCAGTATGAGGAGTGGTTTAATACGCTGAGCGCTGAGAAGTCTGTTTCACCCATTCCCGAGTTTGAAGAGGGTGTACGCCGTTTCCTGGAGTCGAAAGGAGTGTATGAACTCTACTACGGCATCAAAAGTGCAGAGGAACAGCTGGAAAAATTTACGATTCGCGCCCCGTTTTCAGGAGTTTTATCGGCCGCCAAAGCTGAGCCGGGTCAGGCAGTTGGGCCACAGTTTCATTTGGGTACGCTGGTAGATCCATCGCGGTTTATTTTAAACGCTTCGATTGAACCCGATGATGCAGAATGGATTCTGCCCGGACAAACGCTGGAGGTAAGAAATCAGGATCAAAGCAGAGCGTATGCTGCAACCATTACGAGAGTGAACCCGTCGGTGGATCCGGCCTCGCAACAGGTGTTTGTGTACCTGGAGGTTTCGGGCAATAACTTACGGGAGGGAATGTACCTGGAGGGTGAGATAAAATCAGAGAGAACAAAGAAACTGGCCAGGATTCCAAAAACGGCTTTGACGAGAACGGGGGATGTAATTGCCAATAGAGTCGGTCAGCTGCTTGAAGTGCCCGTTCAAATTGAGGAATTGGAGCGGAGCCACCTCTGGGTAAGCGGGTTGGAAAATGGGGAAGAGATCGTAGAAGATGTCACTGAACCGGTCAGCGGACGAATCATCAAGTAG
- a CDS encoding efflux RND transporter permease subunit produces the protein MKRLINFFVRNPVMVTLGLMIIVLMGILSFSQTRYTLNPPEDPTEIYVNITYRGASPLEIEERAISRIEENLNGINGMDRHTSVARENSGRITVEIFEWADINEVLVDVENAVNRVTDLPEEMDRPIVYKQEMLNPTISLALTGDISLQQKRDYADQIRDEFLVEKGISNVILHGFPPEEISIELNDEQMDRFGISAQEVAEAVRKNNIDITGGELKMEDANWQIRAENKEVTALEIAQIPVRSGLNGERVLLKEIASVTDQFDDRPIERYLDGEESVVIQVVTTNEENLVAIAEEVKEYAGHFNTLHSGVELTVVEDFSEFVYERVDSLRSNAIFGLILVLLILTLFLDKRIAMWVSLTIPLAILGTFATALLGYDFTINVVSIFGIILVLGMLVDTGVVVAENIYRHYDEFGESPVEAARNGAAEVASPMIISLMTTATAFSLFFFLPGKPGAFFTEVSFVVVSALLAALIVTFLFLPQKLTVSKVLSDQNKQTRFEKAMASGLTSFRDNYFMPFTDFISHKWRWLNVFAFILLLLGSVALIRTGVLPVTFFPYLDDDVQLVRIEMEPGVPVDTTRAKLMKIEEAVYRVGDRLTEDRTDNENVIQNVERILGPESHQGELRIVMMGGDERGIPAYEINNMFRDEVGDVPGTNYIRFISALAEHRFGGLPVDISVSGKSIENIQEAAEKLKSSLEKRDDLVDVADTDQRGNPELHIELSKAGEQLGLTLQDIMMQVRTAFFGMELQTLQRTGNDVRVWLRFPEENRESYRDLMDVKIRTPKGAYPLSQVAHISPTDASLNVNHINGRRTIRVDADLADPSLSAPAILADIRESTLSPLEKEFPGVQFVIEGQNRESAKVTEAMQAVAPIILLVILALMVVNFQSFSQTFLVLLTLPFAFTGVVIGHWVHGATMNIFSLIGMIALIGILINNLLVLITAFNDNLKAEMTFEEALRDAVRSRFRPILLTTLSTVAGLIPMIFVGGLASAFLKPPAIAIAYGLTFGLLISLTLAPAFLVIFNNAKFTILKILGKEPETQESIEPAVILHEHHKKNTL, from the coding sequence ATGAAGAGATTAATTAACTTTTTTGTCCGTAACCCCGTCATGGTAACCCTGGGGCTGATGATCATCGTTCTGATGGGCATCCTCAGCTTTAGCCAGACACGCTACACGCTGAATCCGCCCGAAGACCCGACTGAAATTTATGTGAATATCACGTATCGCGGCGCATCACCGCTTGAAATTGAAGAGCGGGCGATATCCAGAATTGAAGAGAACCTGAACGGTATAAACGGGATGGACCGTCATACCTCCGTGGCCCGGGAAAACAGCGGCCGCATCACCGTGGAGATTTTTGAGTGGGCCGATATTAATGAAGTGTTGGTTGACGTGGAGAACGCGGTGAACAGGGTAACAGACCTGCCCGAAGAGATGGATCGCCCGATTGTTTATAAGCAGGAGATGCTCAATCCCACGATTTCGCTTGCGCTGACCGGCGACATCTCGCTTCAGCAGAAAAGAGATTATGCCGATCAAATCAGGGATGAATTTCTTGTTGAGAAGGGAATCTCAAACGTAATCCTGCACGGCTTTCCTCCTGAAGAGATCTCCATTGAACTGAACGACGAGCAGATGGACCGGTTTGGAATTTCCGCGCAGGAAGTAGCGGAAGCCGTTAGAAAAAATAATATTGACATCACCGGTGGCGAATTGAAGATGGAGGATGCCAACTGGCAGATCAGGGCTGAAAACAAAGAGGTGACAGCGCTCGAAATTGCTCAGATTCCTGTGCGTTCGGGACTGAACGGTGAACGCGTACTGCTGAAAGAGATCGCCTCTGTAACAGATCAATTCGACGACCGGCCCATTGAACGCTATCTCGATGGCGAAGAGTCGGTGGTGATTCAGGTCGTGACCACCAACGAAGAGAATCTTGTGGCCATTGCCGAAGAGGTGAAAGAGTACGCCGGACATTTTAATACGCTGCACAGTGGCGTTGAGCTGACTGTAGTGGAAGATTTTTCCGAATTCGTGTATGAGCGTGTTGATTCCCTCAGGAGTAACGCTATTTTCGGTTTAATCCTGGTGCTGCTCATCCTCACGCTATTCCTTGATAAACGGATTGCGATGTGGGTCTCTCTTACGATTCCGCTGGCAATTTTGGGTACCTTTGCTACTGCACTGCTGGGGTATGATTTCACAATCAACGTGGTATCGATATTTGGCATTATCCTGGTTTTGGGGATGCTGGTGGATACCGGTGTGGTGGTTGCTGAAAACATTTACCGCCATTACGATGAATTTGGAGAATCACCTGTTGAGGCTGCCCGAAATGGCGCTGCGGAAGTTGCCTCACCTATGATCATCTCGCTTATGACCACAGCTACGGCGTTCAGCCTCTTCTTTTTTCTTCCCGGAAAACCCGGTGCCTTTTTTACGGAAGTCTCGTTTGTGGTGGTGAGTGCGCTGCTGGCCGCGCTCATTGTAACATTTCTTTTTCTGCCTCAGAAACTCACCGTTTCAAAAGTATTGTCCGATCAGAATAAGCAAACCCGTTTTGAGAAAGCGATGGCGAGCGGGCTTACATCATTCAGGGACAACTATTTTATGCCATTTACTGATTTCATTTCTCACAAATGGCGATGGCTCAATGTTTTCGCCTTTATTCTTCTGCTGTTAGGTTCGGTTGCCCTGATCAGAACCGGCGTTTTACCGGTTACCTTTTTCCCCTATCTGGATGATGACGTTCAGCTGGTGCGGATAGAGATGGAGCCGGGAGTTCCGGTGGATACTACCCGGGCTAAGCTGATGAAAATTGAAGAAGCCGTATACAGAGTCGGGGATCGGCTCACGGAAGACAGAACCGATAACGAGAACGTAATACAGAATGTGGAGAGAATCCTGGGTCCTGAAAGCCACCAGGGAGAACTGCGAATTGTTATGATGGGCGGCGATGAGCGGGGAATTCCGGCCTACGAAATCAACAATATGTTCAGGGATGAAGTGGGAGATGTACCCGGCACAAATTACATCCGGTTTATTTCTGCACTTGCCGAGCACCGGTTTGGCGGACTCCCGGTGGATATTTCGGTTTCGGGAAAGAGTATAGAGAATATTCAGGAAGCTGCCGAAAAACTGAAGAGTTCACTTGAAAAACGAGACGACCTGGTGGATGTGGCGGATACCGATCAGCGCGGCAACCCCGAGCTGCATATTGAACTGTCAAAAGCAGGTGAACAGCTTGGGCTTACGCTTCAGGATATCATGATGCAGGTCCGAACGGCTTTCTTCGGGATGGAGCTTCAAACGCTTCAGCGCACAGGAAATGATGTGAGGGTGTGGCTGAGATTTCCTGAGGAGAACCGGGAGAGTTATCGTGATCTGATGGATGTTAAAATCAGAACGCCGAAGGGTGCTTATCCATTGTCGCAGGTGGCGCATATTTCGCCGACGGATGCATCTCTCAACGTCAATCATATCAACGGCCGGCGAACCATTCGGGTAGATGCCGACCTGGCTGATCCGTCCCTTTCCGCTCCTGCAATCCTGGCCGATATCAGGGAAAGCACGCTGTCGCCCCTGGAGAAGGAGTTTCCCGGCGTGCAGTTTGTGATTGAGGGGCAGAACCGTGAATCGGCAAAAGTAACCGAGGCAATGCAGGCGGTAGCCCCGATTATACTGCTCGTCATCCTGGCGCTGATGGTCGTTAACTTTCAATCATTCAGCCAGACGTTCCTGGTTCTTCTTACGCTGCCGTTTGCCTTTACGGGCGTGGTGATCGGCCACTGGGTGCACGGTGCAACCATGAACATATTTTCCCTGATCGGGATGATTGCACTCATCGGTATCCTGATCAATAACCTGCTGGTTCTTATCACGGCTTTTAATGATAATCTGAAGGCTGAAATGACGTTCGAAGAGGCGCTGAGAGATGCCGTACGGTCACGTTTTCGGCCCATTTTACTCACAACGCTCAGTACGGTGGCCGGATTGATTCCCATGATTTTTGTTGGCGGACTGGCGTCTGCATTTTTAAAACCGCCGGCCATTGCCATCGCTTACGGGCTCACGTTTGGGCTGCTGATCTCCCTTACGCTTGCACCGGCTTTTCTGGTCATTTTCAACAACGCCAAATTCACAATTCTGAAGATACTGGGCAAAGAACCGGAGACACAGGAGAGTATTGAACCGGCAGTCATTCTTCATGAACATCATAAAAAGAACACACTATGA